In a genomic window of Streptomyces sp. SJL17-4:
- a CDS encoding GntR family transcriptional regulator, which translates to MPASGAVTRNTLRQQIADALRDEVLAGRLQPGQEFTVKQIAEQYGVSATPVREALVDLCAQGLLDSDQHRGFRVHKYSVDDYRGMVEARMLVVDGIFRRDAAMVPPRSAVTEPDLGIGVALVSIRRRGEAAARAARAGDLDILIGYDIRYWRELARLVAANDYIADFLHKLRVQAWVFSVPYLRSERDVLGWLWSGHVDLVDAITRGDAAAAVAVVREYNEHSMEWADRLEQRAR; encoded by the coding sequence ATGCCCGCGAGCGGAGCTGTCACCCGCAACACCTTGCGACAGCAGATCGCGGACGCGCTGCGTGACGAAGTGCTCGCGGGCCGTCTCCAACCCGGGCAGGAATTCACGGTCAAGCAGATCGCCGAGCAGTACGGCGTGTCCGCGACACCCGTACGCGAAGCCCTCGTCGACCTCTGCGCGCAGGGCCTCCTCGACTCCGACCAGCACCGCGGCTTCCGCGTCCACAAGTACTCGGTCGACGACTACCGGGGGATGGTCGAGGCCCGGATGCTCGTCGTCGACGGCATCTTCCGCCGCGACGCCGCCATGGTGCCGCCCCGCTCCGCGGTCACGGAACCCGACCTCGGGATCGGTGTCGCCCTCGTCTCGATACGGCGCAGGGGCGAGGCCGCGGCCCGCGCGGCCCGCGCCGGGGACCTCGACATCCTCATCGGGTACGACATCCGGTACTGGCGCGAACTCGCCCGGCTGGTCGCCGCCAACGACTACATCGCCGACTTCCTCCACAAACTCCGCGTCCAGGCCTGGGTGTTCTCCGTCCCCTACCTGCGCTCCGAGCGGGACGTCCTCGGCTGGCTGTGGAGCGGGCACGTCGACCTGGTCGACGCGATCACCCGCGGCGACGCGGCCGCGGCCGTCGCGGTCGTACGGGAGTACAACGAGCACTCGATGGAATGGGCGGACCGGCTGGAGCAGCGGGCCCGCTAG
- a CDS encoding SLATT domain-containing protein: MQPPGPPGGDVHRDLSGTPFPLGDWGEPAERLDEMYRWVESQALRTAEWYLSDRVGKRRSARILRIGTAAGVIAGAALPLLDLTGVAEGTAGWGYLSLLLGAACLACDRYFGLTSGWMRDVATAQAVQRRLQALQFDWASESVREVLGPTEGTASEAAERCLGVLRRFSEDVTELVRAETADWMVEFRSGPAPLALQSVGVVPARAESHHPSGRFPLPPGTRPNMPRQRPPEAR, translated from the coding sequence ATGCAGCCACCGGGACCCCCCGGGGGAGACGTCCACCGCGATCTGAGCGGTACGCCGTTCCCCCTGGGCGACTGGGGCGAGCCCGCCGAGCGGCTCGACGAGATGTACCGCTGGGTGGAGTCCCAGGCCCTGCGCACCGCCGAGTGGTACCTCTCCGACCGGGTCGGGAAGCGCCGCAGCGCCCGGATCCTGCGGATCGGCACGGCCGCCGGGGTGATCGCGGGCGCCGCGCTGCCGCTGCTCGACCTGACCGGGGTCGCGGAGGGCACCGCCGGCTGGGGCTATCTCTCGCTGCTGCTCGGCGCCGCCTGTCTGGCCTGTGACCGGTACTTCGGTCTGACGTCCGGCTGGATGAGGGACGTGGCGACGGCACAGGCCGTGCAGCGGCGTCTCCAGGCCCTGCAGTTCGACTGGGCCTCGGAGAGCGTCCGGGAGGTCCTGGGCCCCACGGAGGGCACCGCCAGCGAGGCCGCCGAGCGATGTCTGGGCGTGCTGCGCCGCTTCTCGGAGGACGTGACCGAGCTCGTACGGGCGGAGACCGCGGACTGGATGGTCGAGTTCCGCTCGGGCCCGGCGCCGCTCGCGCTCCAGTCGGTGGGCGTGGTGCCCGCGCGGGCCGAGAGCCACCACCCGTCGGGCCGCTTCCCGCTGCCGCCGGGCACCCGGCCGAACATGCCGCGTCAGCGGCCCCCGGAGGCCCGCTGA